In Cervus elaphus chromosome 29, mCerEla1.1, whole genome shotgun sequence, a single window of DNA contains:
- the HEMGN gene encoding hemogen, giving the protein MDLGKDQSLSKLHQTPVPRQEETQVPEVIGTWSLRNREQLRKRKAEAQEKQTSQWQIREKKHKWQRTGKRSERGRKRQQNTEMKLELPSQLEKEVMEKAPTPGETEIEPPGHVTEALPPAVSPQRVAPEKHVSEVGQESVTLQENSSEYQATAVQNHSSEICQDTAESEDLSPKMCQEIAIFQDQPFKMFRDVAQPEDVSPETCQEAIAAKVLSSKTSEDTADLEGCSLETYQKRPEPEEPDSEPGQGIVETESFVSNTQQEMAEPKELSTETHQETVEPEHFSRKIYEEIAGSKAPSHKTAQETSVPEKYPPAMYQETPGSEEYSLEIYQETPGPEDGAPEIYQETAGPEDLSTKTYKDKDVPKECFSKLYQAIGGAQDQDPKAQQEDAKDVYTFPQEMKENPKAEEPEIIEIPNVLQESNPENDIYSYVLF; this is encoded by the exons ATGGATTTGGGAAAGGACCAATCTCTCTCAAAGCTCCATCAGACACCTGTTCCTCGTCaagaagagacccaggttccag AAGTCATTGGAACTTGGAGCTTGCGAAACAGAGAGcaactcagaaaaagaaaagctgaagcACAAGAAAAGCAAACGTCACAATGGCAAATTCG AGAGAAAAAACACAAGTGGCAACGAAcagggaaaagaagtgaaagaggcagaaagagacaacaaaacacagaaatgaagtTGGAGCTTCCGTCACAATTAGAAAAGGAAGTGATGGAGAAAGCGCCAACACCTGGAGAGACAGAAATCGAGCCACCTGGGCATGTGACCGAAGCTCTCCCTCCGGCAGTGTCCCCACAAAGAGTTGCGCCCGAGAAACATGTTTCTGAAGTAGGTCAAGAAAGTGTTACCCTTCAGGAAAATTCTTCTGAGTACCAAGCAACAGCAGTACAAAACCACTCTTCTGAAATATGCCAAGATACAGCTGAATCTGAAGACCTCTCTCCTAAAATGTGCCAAGAAATAGCTATATTTCAAGACCAGCCTTTCAAAATGTTCCGTGATGTGGCTCAGCCTGAAGACGTCTCTCCTGAAACATGCCAAGAAGCCATTGCAGCCAAAGTCCTTTCTTCTAAAACATCTGAAGATACAGCTGACCTAGAGGGATGCTCTCTTGAAACATACCAGAAAAGACCTGAGCCCGAGGAACCTGATTCTGAACCAGGTCAAGGAATAGTTGAGACTGAAAGCTTTGTTTCTAACACACAGCAAGAAATGGCTGAGCCTAAAGAGCTTTCTACGGAAACACACCAGGAAACAGTTGAACCGGAACACTTTTCTcgtaaaatatatgaagaaattgCTGGGTCTAAAGCCCCCTCTCATAAAACAGCCCAAGAAACATCTGTTCCTGAAAAATATCCCCCAGCGATGTACCAAGAAACACCTGGGTCTGAAGAATATTCACTTGAAATATACCAAGAAACCCCAGGACCTGAAGATGGTGCACCTGAAATATACCAAGAAACAGCTGGACCTGAAGACCTCTCTACTAAGACGTATAAAGACAAAGATGTTCCTAAAGAATGCTTTTCCAAACTGTACCAGGCAATAGGTGGAGCCCAAGACCAGGATCCTAAAGCACAGCAGGAAGATGCTAAGGATGTTTATACTTTTCCTCAAG aaatgaaggaaaatcccaaagcagaagaaccagagataatAGAAATTCCAAATGTGCTTCAAGAGAGTAACCCAGAAAATGACATCTAtagttatgttttgttttaa